One genomic segment of Pseudomonas fortuita includes these proteins:
- a CDS encoding AhpA/YtjB family protein — MNRPTPVKPDNFFLMIYRALSQRRVPLALRIACTNIFLVALALVIYACVMGLQFKQAMHEQADALGQSLTTQTATSATELLVSNDILSLNVLLGNLVKNPLVAHAAIYSVDNRILAEAGQRPRNSLLGEAEGLYQTKITFQDVTAGQLRISLDMSQFQQPMLISLQSMGIMAAILLALALSLSLRQGRFITLPLLQLRVWLRDPQPYTPATDRQDEIGDIARQLHARLAPPPPPEPELEEEDDEHFDDVHDTAPASTAASRPRVAALAEEDDDAFAGLLDDDSAPKAAPVESDEPQYSAVLAVQLGSQEQLRRLPRTRLTELTERYRDCLEHAASLYDGETHTLNDGSTLVLFHSRDCGEDYLTNAICCGELLRALGHALQIEVADSGITLQLQLGLVLGNDLQGLELVDLLMTEKAQDALALSQHSRNLLLVERQISDDALIRQRARIRPIASPEGACCVERLMEPYPSMLERQLARMHERRA; from the coding sequence GTGAACCGGCCCACGCCCGTCAAACCAGACAATTTCTTCCTGATGATCTATCGTGCCCTGAGTCAACGCCGCGTGCCGCTGGCATTGCGCATCGCCTGCACCAACATCTTCCTGGTCGCGCTGGCGTTGGTGATCTATGCCTGCGTGATGGGCCTGCAGTTCAAGCAGGCCATGCACGAGCAGGCCGATGCCCTTGGCCAGAGCCTGACCACCCAGACCGCCACCTCGGCGACCGAGCTGCTGGTGTCCAACGACATCCTCAGTCTCAATGTGCTGCTGGGCAACCTGGTGAAAAACCCGCTGGTGGCCCACGCGGCTATCTATAGCGTGGACAACCGTATCCTCGCCGAAGCCGGCCAGCGCCCGCGCAATAGCCTGCTGGGCGAGGCCGAGGGCCTGTACCAGACCAAGATCACCTTCCAGGACGTGACAGCCGGGCAACTGCGCATCAGCCTGGACATGAGCCAGTTCCAGCAACCGATGCTGATCAGCCTGCAGAGCATGGGGATCATGGCGGCCATCCTGTTGGCCCTGGCCCTCAGCCTGAGCCTGCGACAGGGCCGTTTCATCACCCTGCCGCTGCTGCAGTTGCGGGTGTGGCTGCGTGACCCGCAACCCTATACCCCGGCCACAGACCGCCAGGACGAGATCGGCGACATCGCGCGCCAGCTGCATGCGCGCCTGGCCCCGCCGCCACCGCCGGAGCCAGAGCTTGAGGAGGAGGACGACGAGCATTTCGACGACGTCCACGACACTGCACCGGCCTCCACGGCTGCGTCGCGTCCCAGGGTTGCCGCATTGGCTGAGGAGGATGACGACGCCTTTGCCGGCCTGCTGGACGACGACAGTGCGCCCAAAGCCGCCCCGGTCGAGTCTGACGAGCCGCAGTACAGCGCCGTACTTGCCGTGCAACTGGGCTCGCAGGAACAACTGCGCCGTTTGCCCCGCACACGCCTGACCGAGCTGACCGAACGCTACCGCGATTGCCTGGAGCATGCAGCCTCGCTCTATGACGGTGAAACCCACACGCTCAACGACGGCAGCACCTTGGTGCTGTTCCACAGCCGCGACTGTGGCGAGGACTACCTGACAAACGCCATCTGCTGCGGTGAGCTGTTGCGCGCCTTGGGTCATGCCCTGCAGATCGAAGTGGCTGACAGCGGCATCACCCTTCAGCTGCAGCTGGGCCTGGTCCTGGGCAACGACCTGCAAGGGCTGGAGCTGGTGGACCTGCTGATGACCGAAAAGGCCCAGGATGCCCTGGCGCTGTCTCAGCACAGCCGCAACCTGTTGCTGGTGGAGCGGCAGATCAGCGATGACGCGCTGATTCGCCAGCGCGCCCGCATTCGCCCGATTGCCAGCCCTGAAGGCGCCTGCTGTGTGGAGCGCTTGATGGAGCCTTACCCGTCGATGCTGGAGCGCCAGCTGGCCCGCATGCACGAACGCCGCGCCTGA
- a CDS encoding PqiC family protein, whose amino-acid sequence MKLLRLPFALLMTGLLGLGGCTMHQPVALYQLDSGDPGQPSQSAGMAVVLGPVSVADYLQRETFLQRQADGSLSAATDGRWAGSLSSDIDQLLVRQLAWRLDSQRVVLAPATAGFSPDVQVLLSITRLDSGKNQPAILDAQWRLLDRRGHVRDNRIVHLEQQHEGSESSQVQAQGQLLQKLAEQLSTAVKPLANQPAIAEEAPKKPAAPVQVKKGPEKSKIPMASPIRTDMEVYRF is encoded by the coding sequence ATGAAACTTCTGCGCCTTCCATTTGCGCTGTTGATGACTGGCCTGCTGGGCCTTGGCGGGTGCACCATGCATCAGCCGGTTGCCTTGTACCAGCTCGACAGTGGTGATCCTGGCCAGCCTTCGCAGAGTGCAGGCATGGCCGTGGTGCTCGGCCCGGTATCGGTAGCCGATTACCTGCAGCGTGAGACGTTCCTGCAGCGTCAAGCCGATGGCAGCCTGAGCGCGGCGACTGACGGCCGTTGGGCGGGTAGCCTTTCGTCGGATATCGACCAGTTGCTGGTGCGTCAACTGGCCTGGCGCCTGGACAGCCAGCGCGTTGTGCTGGCGCCGGCGACCGCTGGCTTCAGCCCGGACGTGCAGGTACTGTTGTCGATCACGCGCCTGGACTCGGGCAAAAACCAGCCGGCCATCCTGGATGCCCAGTGGCGTCTGCTGGACCGCCGGGGCCATGTGCGTGACAACCGTATCGTTCACCTCGAGCAGCAGCATGAGGGTAGCGAGTCGTCGCAGGTACAGGCTCAGGGCCAACTGCTGCAGAAGCTGGCTGAACAGCTGAGCACCGCAGTCAAGCCGCTGGCCAACCAGCCGGCGATTGCCGAAGAAGCCCCGAAAAAGCCCGCTGCACCGGTGCAGGTGAAGAAGGGACCGGAGAAGTCCAAGATTCCGATGGCCTCGCCGATTCGCACCGACATGGAAGTTTATCGGTTCTGA
- the parC gene encoding DNA topoisomerase IV subunit A yields the protein MSDSLELSLDGVERRSLADFTEQAYLNYSMYVIMDRALPHIGDGLKPVQRRIVYAMSELGLDADAKHKKSARTVGDVLGKFHPHGDSACYEAMVLMAQPFSYRYTLVDGQGNWGAPDDPKSFAAMRYTEARLSRYAEVLLSEVGQGTVDWVPNFDGTLQEPAVLPARLPNILLNGTTGIAVGMATDVPPHNLREVASACVRLLDEPKATIEQLCEHIQGPDYPTEAEIITPRAEILKMYESGRGSIRMRAVYRVEDGDIVVTALPHQVSGAKVLEQIAAQMQAKKLPMVADLRDESDHENPCRIVIIPRSNRVDADELMQHLFATTDLESSYRVNVNIIGLDGRPQLKNLRAILVEWLEFRTNTVRRRLQHRLDKVERRLHLLDGLLTAFLNLDEVIHIIRTEEHPKQALIARFELSEIQAEYILETRLRQLARLEEMKIRGEQDELLKEQAKLQALLGSEAKLRKLVRSELIKDAETYGDARRSPIVERVEAKALSENELMPTEPVTVVLSEKGWVRCAKGHDIDATGLSYKAGDGFKAAAAGRSNQFAVLIDSTGRSYSVAAHSLPSARGQGEPLTGRLTPPPGATFECVLLPDDDALYVVASDAGYGFVVKGEDLQAKNKAGKGLLSLPNGAKVMTPRPVANREQDWLAAVTTEGRLLVFKVSDLPQLGKGKGNKIIGVPGDRVASREEYVTDLAVIAEGATLVLQAGKRTLSLKADDLEHYKGERGRRGSKLPRGFQRVDGLQVEVPA from the coding sequence ATGAGCGACTCACTGGAACTCAGCCTGGACGGTGTCGAACGCCGCTCGCTGGCTGACTTCACCGAACAGGCCTACCTCAACTATTCCATGTACGTGATCATGGACCGCGCCTTGCCGCACATCGGCGATGGCCTGAAGCCGGTGCAGCGACGCATCGTCTATGCCATGAGCGAGTTGGGGCTCGATGCCGATGCCAAGCACAAGAAGTCGGCGCGCACCGTCGGTGACGTGCTCGGCAAGTTCCACCCCCACGGCGACTCGGCCTGCTACGAGGCCATGGTGCTGATGGCGCAACCGTTCAGCTACCGCTACACCCTGGTCGACGGCCAGGGTAACTGGGGTGCGCCGGACGATCCAAAGTCGTTCGCCGCCATGCGTTATACCGAGGCGCGGTTGTCACGCTACGCCGAAGTGCTGCTCAGCGAAGTTGGCCAAGGCACCGTGGATTGGGTACCGAACTTTGACGGCACCCTGCAGGAGCCGGCCGTGCTGCCGGCGCGCCTGCCCAACATCCTGCTCAACGGTACCACCGGTATCGCCGTGGGCATGGCCACCGACGTGCCGCCGCACAACCTGCGTGAGGTGGCCAGCGCCTGCGTGCGCCTGCTCGACGAGCCCAAGGCCACCATCGAGCAGCTGTGCGAGCACATTCAGGGGCCGGACTACCCCACCGAGGCGGAAATCATCACGCCGCGGGCAGAAATCCTCAAGATGTACGAAAGCGGCCGCGGCTCGATCCGCATGCGTGCCGTTTACCGCGTCGAGGATGGCGATATCGTTGTGACTGCACTGCCACACCAGGTCTCCGGGGCCAAGGTGCTGGAGCAGATCGCCGCACAGATGCAGGCCAAGAAACTGCCGATGGTGGCGGACCTGCGTGACGAATCCGACCACGAGAACCCGTGCCGCATCGTCATCATCCCGCGCTCCAACCGTGTGGATGCCGACGAACTGATGCAGCACCTGTTCGCCACCACCGACCTGGAGAGCAGCTACCGGGTCAACGTCAATATCATTGGCCTGGACGGCCGCCCGCAGTTGAAGAACCTGCGTGCAATATTGGTGGAGTGGCTGGAGTTCCGCACCAACACTGTTCGCCGGCGGCTGCAGCATCGCCTGGACAAGGTGGAAAGGCGCCTGCACCTGTTGGACGGTTTGCTCACCGCATTCCTCAACCTGGATGAAGTGATTCACATCATTCGTACCGAGGAGCACCCCAAGCAGGCGCTGATTGCCCGATTCGAGCTGAGCGAAATCCAGGCTGAGTACATCCTCGAGACCCGCCTGCGTCAGCTGGCGCGCCTGGAAGAGATGAAAATCCGCGGCGAGCAGGACGAACTGCTCAAGGAACAGGCCAAGCTGCAGGCGCTGCTGGGCAGCGAGGCCAAGCTGCGCAAGCTGGTGCGCAGCGAACTGATCAAGGATGCCGAAACCTACGGCGATGCGCGCCGTTCGCCCATCGTCGAGCGCGTCGAAGCCAAGGCCCTTTCGGAAAACGAACTGATGCCGACCGAGCCGGTCACCGTGGTGCTCTCGGAGAAGGGCTGGGTGCGTTGCGCCAAAGGCCACGACATCGACGCCACCGGCTTGTCGTACAAGGCCGGCGATGGCTTCAAGGCCGCTGCGGCCGGGCGTTCCAACCAGTTTGCCGTGCTCATCGACTCTACGGGCCGCAGCTACTCGGTGGCTGCTCACAGCTTGCCGTCGGCACGTGGTCAGGGCGAGCCGCTGACCGGCCGCCTGACGCCACCGCCAGGGGCCACCTTCGAGTGCGTGCTGTTGCCGGACGACGACGCGCTGTACGTGGTGGCCTCGGATGCGGGCTACGGCTTTGTGGTCAAGGGTGAAGACTTGCAGGCCAAGAACAAGGCCGGCAAGGGTTTACTCAGCTTGCCCAACGGTGCCAAGGTCATGACCCCGCGCCCGGTGGCCAATCGCGAGCAGGACTGGCTGGCAGCCGTGACCACCGAAGGTCGCTTGCTGGTGTTCAAGGTCAGCGACTTGCCGCAGCTGGGCAAGGGCAAGGGCAACAAGATCATTGGCGTGCCGGGCGACCGGGTGGCCAGTCGTGAAGAATATGTCACCGATCTGGCCGTTATTGCCGAAGGTGCGACCCTTGTATTGCAAGCCGGCAAGCGTACCCTTTCTCTGAAAGCGGACGACCTGGAGCATTACAAGGGCGAGCGCGGACGGCGAGGCAGCAAGCTGCCACGCGGCTTCCAGCGCGTCGATGGGTTGCAGGTGGAAGTGCCGGCGTAA
- a CDS encoding retropepsin-like aspartic protease family protein produces MSQAPGKRAGRVLMIVAWAAALFLATRFFGQWEDSQRNPNAQVQSEHGEGFVEVRLLGNGQGHFMVDGAINGQVVHFMLDTGATDVAIPEALARDLNLERGSPVLLSTANGRTEGYRTRLVSLQLGDIRLQDVRAIVVPGLDGQTVLLGMSALKQLEFTQRGGTMLLRQNLK; encoded by the coding sequence ATGAGCCAGGCGCCGGGCAAGCGGGCGGGCAGGGTACTGATGATCGTCGCCTGGGCGGCGGCACTGTTCCTCGCCACGCGCTTTTTCGGCCAGTGGGAAGACAGCCAGCGCAACCCTAATGCCCAGGTGCAGTCCGAGCACGGCGAAGGCTTTGTCGAAGTACGCCTGCTGGGCAACGGCCAGGGCCACTTCATGGTGGATGGCGCGATCAACGGCCAGGTGGTGCATTTCATGCTCGACACCGGTGCCACCGATGTGGCGATCCCCGAGGCGCTGGCCCGTGACCTGAACCTTGAGCGCGGCAGCCCGGTGTTGCTCAGCACCGCCAATGGCCGCACCGAAGGCTACCGCACACGCCTGGTCAGCCTGCAACTGGGCGATATCCGCCTGCAGGATGTGCGCGCCATCGTGGTGCCGGGGCTGGACGGGCAAACCGTACTGCTGGGCATGAGTGCCCTGAAACAACTTGAATTTACCCAGCGCGGCGGCACCATGCTGCTACGCCAGAACCTGAAATGA
- a CDS encoding esterase-like activity of phytase family protein codes for MIRHVLAVCVALVALPALAGNWPELKLTAEHPIDGMRGGNLSGLAQCRGGLWGVSDRDDDRIYRFDQQNPTWRAQPLTFTPPSPPESGLPWGLKSRNWAASYIRGGELDFEGITCDQAGNLYLASEAHAAVLQLPVQGEPDWLKIDPAMVRQARASGMLLNFNALFEGLAINPAGDRLWLAAERERRGLVAIERQQSVWTCGRSCVLLSEAGVEMQPAQMPNARALSRDFADLAWFEGKLFTLERNAYRVCRRDTDSGQVERCWSFAADALAEARRYPQPFGLAEALVIDAKGAWIGLDNNNGARADGETRPIVWRFAAPEGGWSAKP; via the coding sequence TTGATTCGGCACGTTCTTGCCGTTTGCGTTGCGTTGGTTGCCCTGCCTGCCCTGGCGGGTAACTGGCCCGAGCTGAAGCTCACTGCCGAGCACCCGATTGACGGCATGCGCGGTGGCAACTTGTCCGGCCTGGCGCAATGCCGGGGCGGGCTGTGGGGCGTGTCCGACCGCGACGACGACCGCATCTACCGCTTCGACCAGCAGAACCCGACGTGGCGCGCGCAACCGCTCACCTTTACCCCGCCATCGCCTCCGGAAAGCGGCCTGCCATGGGGCCTGAAATCGCGTAATTGGGCGGCCTCGTACATTCGCGGGGGCGAGCTGGATTTCGAAGGTATCACCTGTGACCAGGCGGGTAACCTGTACCTGGCCAGTGAAGCCCATGCCGCCGTATTGCAGTTACCGGTACAAGGCGAGCCGGACTGGTTGAAGATCGACCCGGCCATGGTGCGCCAGGCCCGCGCCAGCGGCATGCTGCTGAACTTCAATGCCTTGTTCGAAGGCCTGGCGATCAACCCGGCGGGCGACCGCCTGTGGCTGGCCGCCGAACGCGAGCGCCGTGGCCTGGTGGCCATCGAGCGCCAGCAATCGGTGTGGACCTGCGGACGCAGCTGTGTGCTGCTGAGCGAGGCCGGAGTCGAGATGCAGCCTGCACAAATGCCCAATGCCAGGGCGCTGTCGCGCGATTTTGCCGACCTGGCCTGGTTCGAGGGCAAGCTCTTCACCCTCGAACGCAATGCTTACCGGGTCTGCCGGCGTGATACCGACAGCGGTCAGGTCGAGCGCTGCTGGTCGTTTGCGGCCGACGCCCTGGCCGAGGCGCGCCGATACCCGCAACCATTCGGCCTGGCCGAAGCCCTTGTGATTGATGCCAAGGGCGCATGGATCGGCCTGGACAACAACAACGGCGCCCGGGCCGATGGCGAGACGCGCCCGATTGTCTGGCGCTTCGCTGCACCGGAAGGTGGCTGGAGCGCCAAACCATGA
- the parE gene encoding DNA topoisomerase IV subunit B, giving the protein MANPSASAYNADAIEVLSGLDPVRKRPGMYTDTSRPNHLAQEVIDNSVDEALAGHARSVQVILHADHSLEVSDDGRGMPVDIHPEEGVSGVELILTKLHAGGKFSNKNYQFSGGLHGVGISVVNALSTQVRVRVKRDGNEYQMTFADGFKASELEVVGSVGKRNTGTSVYFSPDPKYFDSPKFSISRLKHVLKAKAVLCPGLLVSFEDKASGEKVEWHYEDGLRSYLVDAVSEFQRLPDEPFCGSLAGNKEAADWALLWLPEGGDSVQESYVNLIPTAQGGTHVNGLRQGLLDAMREFCEFRNLLPRGVKLAPEDVWERISFVLSMKMQEPQFSGQTKERLSSREAAAFVSGVVKDAFSLWLNAHPELGMQLAELAISNAGRRLKASKKVERKRITQGPALPGKLADCAGQDPMRAELFLVEGDSAGGSAKQARDKEYQAILPLRGKILNTWEVDGGEVLASQEVHNIAVAIGVDPGATDLAQLRYGKVCILADADSDGLHIATLLCALFVQHFRALVEAGHVYVAMPPLYRIDLGKEIYYALDEAERDGILDRLVAEKKRGKPQVTRFKGLGEMNPPQLRETTMDPNTRRLVQLTLDDVEATCELMDKLLAKKRAGDRKSWLETKGNLAEVMV; this is encoded by the coding sequence ATGGCCAATCCCAGCGCTAGCGCCTATAACGCAGACGCCATCGAAGTCCTCTCGGGCCTTGACCCGGTCCGCAAGCGGCCGGGCATGTACACCGATACCAGCCGCCCCAACCACCTGGCCCAGGAAGTCATCGACAACAGTGTTGACGAAGCCCTGGCTGGCCACGCCCGTTCTGTGCAGGTCATCCTGCATGCCGACCATTCGCTGGAGGTCAGCGACGATGGCCGCGGCATGCCGGTGGACATCCACCCGGAAGAGGGCGTGTCCGGTGTCGAGCTGATCCTTACCAAGCTGCATGCCGGCGGCAAGTTCTCCAACAAGAACTACCAGTTCTCCGGGGGGTTGCACGGTGTGGGTATCTCGGTGGTCAACGCCCTGTCGACCCAGGTACGTGTGCGCGTCAAGCGCGACGGCAACGAATACCAGATGACCTTCGCCGATGGCTTCAAGGCCAGCGAGCTGGAAGTGGTCGGCTCGGTCGGCAAGCGCAACACCGGTACCAGCGTCTACTTCAGTCCAGACCCGAAGTACTTCGACTCACCCAAGTTCTCCATCAGCCGCCTCAAGCATGTGCTCAAGGCCAAGGCCGTGCTGTGCCCGGGGCTGCTGGTAAGCTTCGAAGACAAAGCCAGCGGCGAGAAGGTCGAGTGGCACTATGAAGACGGCCTGCGTTCTTACCTGGTCGATGCGGTCAGCGAGTTCCAGCGCCTGCCTGACGAGCCGTTCTGCGGCAGCCTGGCGGGCAACAAGGAAGCCGCAGACTGGGCGTTGCTGTGGTTGCCAGAAGGCGGCGACAGCGTCCAGGAAAGCTACGTCAACCTGATCCCCACTGCGCAGGGCGGCACCCATGTCAACGGCCTGCGTCAGGGCCTGCTGGATGCCATGCGCGAGTTCTGCGAGTTCCGCAATCTGCTGCCGCGTGGGGTGAAGCTGGCGCCGGAGGACGTGTGGGAGCGCATCTCTTTCGTGCTCTCGATGAAAATGCAGGAGCCGCAGTTCTCCGGGCAGACCAAAGAGCGCCTGTCGTCGCGCGAGGCGGCTGCCTTTGTCTCCGGCGTGGTCAAGGACGCCTTCAGCCTGTGGCTCAACGCCCACCCCGAGCTGGGCATGCAACTGGCAGAACTGGCCATCAGCAACGCCGGGCGCCGCCTGAAGGCCAGCAAGAAGGTCGAGCGCAAGCGCATCACCCAGGGCCCGGCTTTGCCGGGCAAGCTGGCCGATTGCGCCGGCCAGGACCCGATGCGTGCCGAACTGTTCCTGGTCGAGGGTGACTCGGCGGGTGGCTCGGCCAAGCAGGCACGGGACAAGGAATACCAGGCGATCCTGCCGCTGCGCGGCAAGATCCTCAACACCTGGGAAGTGGACGGTGGCGAAGTTCTGGCCAGCCAGGAAGTGCACAACATCGCCGTGGCCATCGGTGTTGACCCGGGTGCCACAGACCTGGCGCAACTGCGTTACGGCAAAGTCTGCATCCTCGCCGACGCCGACTCTGACGGCCTGCACATCGCCACGCTGCTGTGTGCGCTGTTCGTCCAGCACTTCCGTGCGCTGGTGGAGGCGGGGCATGTGTACGTGGCCATGCCACCGCTGTATCGCATCGACCTGGGCAAGGAAATCTACTACGCCCTCGACGAAGCCGAGCGTGACGGCATCCTCGACCGCCTGGTGGCCGAGAAGAAGCGCGGTAAACCGCAGGTTACCCGCTTCAAGGGCCTGGGTGAGATGAACCCGCCGCAACTGCGTGAAACCACCATGGACCCGAACACCCGGCGCCTGGTGCAGCTGACCCTGGATGACGTCGAGGCCACCTGCGAGCTGATGGACAAGCTGCTGGCCAAGAAGCGCGCAGGTGACCGCAAGAGCTGGCTGGAAACCAAAGGCAACCTGGCCGAGGTCATGGTTTGA
- a CDS encoding YqiA/YcfP family alpha/beta fold hydrolase, with the protein MSGSILYIHGFNSSPLSTKARQLDAVMQQLGLSAQLRVPALHHHPRQAIAQLEAAIAELGAPLLVGSSLGGYYATHLAERHGLKALLVNPAVTPHKHFDGYLGTQRNHYSGETWELTHDHVQALAELEVPAPVDAGRYQVWLQTADETLDYRHAERYYRACALRIQAGGDHSFQGFAERLPALLAFAGIARGHYAALDFSVF; encoded by the coding sequence ATGTCGGGTTCCATCCTCTATATCCATGGCTTCAACAGCTCGCCGCTGTCGACCAAGGCGCGCCAGCTCGACGCCGTGATGCAGCAACTGGGCCTGTCGGCCCAGCTACGTGTGCCCGCCTTGCATCACCACCCGCGGCAGGCCATCGCCCAGCTTGAAGCGGCCATCGCCGAACTGGGTGCGCCACTGCTGGTGGGCAGTTCGCTCGGCGGCTACTATGCCACCCATCTGGCCGAGCGCCATGGCCTCAAGGCCCTGCTGGTCAACCCTGCGGTAACGCCGCACAAGCATTTCGACGGGTACCTGGGCACTCAGCGCAATCACTACAGCGGTGAAACCTGGGAGCTGACCCACGATCACGTACAGGCCCTGGCCGAGCTGGAAGTGCCGGCCCCGGTGGATGCCGGCCGCTATCAAGTGTGGCTGCAGACCGCCGATGAGACCCTGGACTATCGCCATGCCGAGCGTTATTACCGTGCATGCGCCCTGCGTATCCAGGCCGGTGGCGATCACAGCTTCCAGGGCTTTGCCGAGCGCCTGCCGGCTCTGCTGGCGTTTGCCGGCATTGCTCGCGGGCACTACGCGGCGCTCGATTTTTCTGTATTTTGA
- the cpdA gene encoding 3',5'-cyclic-AMP phosphodiesterase yields the protein MHPDQTRPVHVLQLTDAHLFADPAGSMLGLNTRDSLRHVVAQVRREQPLIDLLLCTGDLSQDASVASYEAFRELTAPLAVPTRWLPGNHDEARIMAEVAPELVQAVTDVGAWRIVMLNTAVQGATHGLLESDQLAVLEAALNEAGERHCLVCFHHQPVDIGCAWIAPIGLRNAQALFDIVEAYPQVRALLWGHVHQEWDEVRDGRRLLATPSTCIQFAARSEDFKVSEEQPGYRWLRLHADGRLETGVERATDFAVKLDFDSPGY from the coding sequence ATGCATCCAGACCAGACGCGCCCTGTACATGTGCTGCAACTGACCGACGCCCATCTTTTCGCCGATCCGGCCGGCAGCATGCTGGGGCTCAATACCCGTGACAGCCTGCGCCATGTGGTGGCCCAGGTGCGGCGCGAGCAACCGCTTATCGACCTGCTGTTGTGTACAGGTGATCTGTCCCAGGACGCTAGCGTTGCCTCTTATGAGGCGTTCCGGGAGCTGACGGCGCCGTTAGCCGTGCCCACCCGCTGGTTGCCGGGTAACCACGACGAGGCCCGGATAATGGCTGAAGTGGCCCCGGAGCTGGTGCAAGCGGTAACTGATGTTGGGGCCTGGCGTATTGTCATGCTCAACACTGCGGTGCAGGGGGCGACACACGGTCTGCTGGAGAGCGACCAGCTGGCGGTGCTGGAGGCCGCCTTGAACGAGGCGGGCGAGCGGCATTGCCTGGTGTGCTTCCACCATCAGCCGGTAGACATCGGCTGCGCCTGGATCGCGCCGATCGGCTTGCGCAATGCCCAGGCTCTGTTCGATATCGTCGAGGCTTATCCACAGGTGCGGGCGTTGCTGTGGGGGCATGTGCATCAGGAATGGGATGAGGTGCGCGACGGGCGGCGCCTGCTGGCCACGCCTTCAACCTGTATTCAGTTCGCGGCGCGCAGCGAAGACTTCAAGGTGAGCGAGGAGCAGCCCGGGTACCGCTGGTTGCGCCTGCACGCCGACGGGCGGCTGGAAACCGGGGTGGAGCGGGCCACGGATTTTGCGGTGAAACTCGACTTTGATAGCCCGGGGTATTGA
- a CDS encoding DUF1249 domain-containing protein translates to MEVNLLRERYRVDLVGLQAACEANYARLMRLLPDMRTTQSSRRIGMTQGDQMLGVLVLDVVLACPYTTTLHVRQEHSLPWLPVPHLEVQVYHDARMAEVVSAEHTRRLRSIYPYPNEAMHQPDEKAQLNLFLGEWLSHCLACGHELASVR, encoded by the coding sequence GTGGAAGTGAACCTGCTGCGCGAGCGCTATCGAGTCGACCTGGTCGGGCTGCAGGCCGCCTGCGAGGCCAACTACGCCCGGCTGATGCGCCTGTTGCCCGACATGCGCACCACCCAGAGCTCGCGCCGCATCGGCATGACCCAGGGCGACCAGATGCTCGGCGTGCTGGTGCTGGACGTGGTGCTGGCCTGCCCGTACACCACCACCTTGCATGTGCGTCAGGAGCACAGCCTGCCGTGGCTGCCGGTGCCGCACCTGGAAGTGCAGGTGTACCACGATGCACGCATGGCCGAAGTGGTCAGCGCCGAACACACCCGGCGCCTGCGCAGTATCTACCCGTATCCGAACGAGGCCATGCACCAGCCGGACGAAAAGGCCCAGCTCAACCTGTTCCTGGGTGAATGGCTGAGCCACTGCCTGGCCTGCGGCCACGAACTGGCAAGCGTTCGCTGA
- a CDS encoding NUDIX domain-containing protein has protein sequence MSDTLNSVPKAVEIVKRDNCFQGFYKLDKVHLRHELFAGGMGREISRELFVRHDAVCVLPYDPLRDEVVLIEQFRVGALDKVGNPWLIEMVAGLIDKDEEPEEVAHREAEEEAGLTFSALWPMTRYFPSPGGSDEYVHLFLGRCSSEGAGGLHGLEEEGEDIRVRVWSFEDALQAVRDGRICNAATIIGLQWLALNRDEVRGMWK, from the coding sequence ATGTCAGACACGTTGAATTCGGTGCCCAAGGCGGTCGAGATCGTCAAGCGGGACAATTGCTTCCAGGGCTTCTACAAGCTCGACAAGGTGCACCTGCGCCACGAGCTGTTTGCCGGTGGCATGGGCCGCGAGATCAGCCGCGAACTGTTTGTGCGCCACGATGCAGTGTGTGTGCTGCCTTACGACCCGTTGCGTGATGAAGTGGTGCTGATCGAGCAGTTCCGCGTCGGCGCACTGGACAAGGTCGGTAACCCCTGGCTGATCGAGATGGTTGCCGGGCTGATCGACAAGGATGAAGAACCCGAGGAAGTCGCCCATCGCGAAGCCGAGGAAGAGGCCGGCCTGACGTTCAGTGCCTTGTGGCCGATGACCCGCTACTTCCCGTCGCCCGGCGGCAGTGACGAATACGTTCACCTGTTCCTTGGCCGTTGCAGCAGCGAAGGCGCGGGAGGGCTGCATGGTCTGGAAGAAGAGGGCGAAGACATCCGCGTGCGCGTGTGGTCGTTCGAGGATGCCTTGCAGGCGGTACGCGATGGGCGCATCTGCAACGCGGCGACTATTATCGGCTTGCAATGGCTGGCGCTGAACCGTGACGAAGTACGAGGTATGTGGAAGTGA